A genome region from Hippopotamus amphibius kiboko isolate mHipAmp2 chromosome 1, mHipAmp2.hap2, whole genome shotgun sequence includes the following:
- the C1H5orf24 gene encoding UPF0461 protein C5orf24 homolog isoform X4 — protein sequence MNLLSKMMHPVASSNPAFCGPGKPSCLNEDAMRAADQFDIYSSQQNKYSHTVSHKPMACQRQDPLNETHLQTTSGRSIEIKDELKKKKNLNRSGKRGRPSGTTKSAGYRTSTGRPLGTTKAAGFKTSPGRPLGTTKAAGYKVSPGRPPGKKQQAFRCSSDA from the exons AAAATGATGCATCCCGTTGCCAGCAGTAACCCAGCTTTTTGTGGGCCTGGCAAACCTTCGTGCCTCAATGAAGATGCCATGAGAGCTGCTGATCAGTTTGACATATATTCCTCCCAGCAAAACAAATACAGCCACACAGTCAGCCACAAACCAATGGCTTGTCAGAGGCAAGACCCATTAAATGAAACCCACTTGCAGACTACAAGTGGCAGAAGCATAGAGATCAAAGAtgaactaaagaaaaagaaaaatctcaaccgATCTGGTAAGCGTGGCCGGCCTTCAGGAACCACCAAGTCAGCAGGATACCGGACCAGCACGGGCAGACCCCTGGGAACCACCAAAGCAGCTGGATTTAAGACAAGTCCAGGCAGACCTCTGGGTACAACTAAAGCTGCCGGATACAAAGTCAGCCCAGGGAGACCTCCAG gaaaaaagcAGCAAGCCTTCAGGTGTTCCAGTGATGCCTGA
- the C1H5orf24 gene encoding UPF0461 protein C5orf24 homolog isoform X1, whose translation MNLLSKMMHPVASSNPAFCGPGKPSCLNEDAMRAADQFDIYSSQQNKYSHTVSHKPMACQRQDPLNETHLQTTSGRSIEIKDELKKKKNLNRSGKRGRPSGTTKSAGYRTSTGRPLGTTKAAGFKTSPGRPLGTTKAAGYKVSPGRPPGSIKALSRLADLGYGCGTAAFPYPMMHGRAVHGVEETSSEIKPPNE comes from the coding sequence AAAATGATGCATCCCGTTGCCAGCAGTAACCCAGCTTTTTGTGGGCCTGGCAAACCTTCGTGCCTCAATGAAGATGCCATGAGAGCTGCTGATCAGTTTGACATATATTCCTCCCAGCAAAACAAATACAGCCACACAGTCAGCCACAAACCAATGGCTTGTCAGAGGCAAGACCCATTAAATGAAACCCACTTGCAGACTACAAGTGGCAGAAGCATAGAGATCAAAGAtgaactaaagaaaaagaaaaatctcaaccgATCTGGTAAGCGTGGCCGGCCTTCAGGAACCACCAAGTCAGCAGGATACCGGACCAGCACGGGCAGACCCCTGGGAACCACCAAAGCAGCTGGATTTAAGACAAGTCCAGGCAGACCTCTGGGTACAACTAAAGCTGCCGGATACAAAGTCAGCCCAGGGAGACCTCCAGGTAGCATTAAAGCTCTATCGCGTCTTGCTGATCTTGGTTATGGCTGTGGGACTGCTGCTTTTCCTTACCCTATGATGCATGGTAGAGCAGTTCACGGGGTAGAGGAAACCAGCAGCGAAATCAAGCCACCCAATGAGTGA
- the C1H5orf24 gene encoding UPF0461 protein C5orf24 homolog isoform X2 — protein MKMMHPVASSNPAFCGPGKPSCLNEDAMRAADQFDIYSSQQNKYSHTVSHKPMACQRQDPLNETHLQTTSGRSIEIKDELKKKKNLNRSGKRGRPSGTTKSAGYRTSTGRPLGTTKAAGFKTSPGRPLGTTKAAGYKVSPGRPPGSIKALSRLADLGYGCGTAAFPYPMMHGRAVHGVEETSSEIKPPNE, from the exons atg AAAATGATGCATCCCGTTGCCAGCAGTAACCCAGCTTTTTGTGGGCCTGGCAAACCTTCGTGCCTCAATGAAGATGCCATGAGAGCTGCTGATCAGTTTGACATATATTCCTCCCAGCAAAACAAATACAGCCACACAGTCAGCCACAAACCAATGGCTTGTCAGAGGCAAGACCCATTAAATGAAACCCACTTGCAGACTACAAGTGGCAGAAGCATAGAGATCAAAGAtgaactaaagaaaaagaaaaatctcaaccgATCTGGTAAGCGTGGCCGGCCTTCAGGAACCACCAAGTCAGCAGGATACCGGACCAGCACGGGCAGACCCCTGGGAACCACCAAAGCAGCTGGATTTAAGACAAGTCCAGGCAGACCTCTGGGTACAACTAAAGCTGCCGGATACAAAGTCAGCCCAGGGAGACCTCCAGGTAGCATTAAAGCTCTATCGCGTCTTGCTGATCTTGGTTATGGCTGTGGGACTGCTGCTTTTCCTTACCCTATGATGCATGGTAGAGCAGTTCACGGGGTAGAGGAAACCAGCAGCGAAATCAAGCCACCCAATGAGTGA
- the C1H5orf24 gene encoding UPF0461 protein C5orf24 homolog isoform X3 encodes MMHPVASSNPAFCGPGKPSCLNEDAMRAADQFDIYSSQQNKYSHTVSHKPMACQRQDPLNETHLQTTSGRSIEIKDELKKKKNLNRSGKRGRPSGTTKSAGYRTSTGRPLGTTKAAGFKTSPGRPLGTTKAAGYKVSPGRPPGSIKALSRLADLGYGCGTAAFPYPMMHGRAVHGVEETSSEIKPPNE; translated from the coding sequence ATGATGCATCCCGTTGCCAGCAGTAACCCAGCTTTTTGTGGGCCTGGCAAACCTTCGTGCCTCAATGAAGATGCCATGAGAGCTGCTGATCAGTTTGACATATATTCCTCCCAGCAAAACAAATACAGCCACACAGTCAGCCACAAACCAATGGCTTGTCAGAGGCAAGACCCATTAAATGAAACCCACTTGCAGACTACAAGTGGCAGAAGCATAGAGATCAAAGAtgaactaaagaaaaagaaaaatctcaaccgATCTGGTAAGCGTGGCCGGCCTTCAGGAACCACCAAGTCAGCAGGATACCGGACCAGCACGGGCAGACCCCTGGGAACCACCAAAGCAGCTGGATTTAAGACAAGTCCAGGCAGACCTCTGGGTACAACTAAAGCTGCCGGATACAAAGTCAGCCCAGGGAGACCTCCAGGTAGCATTAAAGCTCTATCGCGTCTTGCTGATCTTGGTTATGGCTGTGGGACTGCTGCTTTTCCTTACCCTATGATGCATGGTAGAGCAGTTCACGGGGTAGAGGAAACCAGCAGCGAAATCAAGCCACCCAATGAGTGA